A single region of the Nitrospira sp. genome encodes:
- the nadC gene encoding carboxylating nicotinate-nucleotide diphosphorylase, translating into MIQLPAADIRRTVRAGLEEDLGEGDLTTTALFSKPVPAQASIIAQQPMVVAGLAAAVQTFLMVDPSLRLTTHSHDGDRIPTGAALLDIEGDGRSILQAERVALNFLQHLSGIATLTNTFCQAVRHTPARILDTRKTLPGWRSLQKWAVALGGGTNHRFSLGDGLLIKDNHLALLQKGTQGVRTACRLAHRDTSRTVPLIVEVESLAEVRQAVAGKADIILLDNMTPAMVKQAVALIRRRAIVEVSGGITLKNVRAMAQAGADRISIGALTHSAPAANMSLELTPVRRPRRRRN; encoded by the coding sequence ATGATCCAACTTCCCGCCGCCGATATCCGCCGGACCGTGCGTGCCGGACTCGAAGAAGACCTCGGAGAGGGCGACCTCACCACCACGGCCCTGTTCTCCAAACCGGTCCCGGCTCAGGCCTCGATCATCGCCCAACAACCGATGGTGGTGGCCGGACTCGCGGCGGCCGTACAGACCTTCCTGATGGTCGACCCCTCGCTCCGGCTCACGACGCATTCCCATGACGGCGACCGCATCCCCACCGGCGCGGCGCTCCTCGACATTGAAGGGGACGGCCGTTCGATTCTCCAGGCGGAACGGGTCGCGTTGAACTTTCTCCAACATCTGTCCGGAATCGCGACGCTCACAAACACGTTCTGCCAAGCAGTCCGCCACACCCCCGCTCGAATTCTCGACACCCGGAAAACTCTGCCAGGCTGGAGATCATTACAGAAATGGGCGGTCGCACTAGGGGGCGGCACCAACCATCGTTTCTCGCTCGGCGATGGCCTGCTGATTAAAGACAACCATCTCGCATTGCTCCAGAAAGGCACACAAGGCGTCCGTACAGCCTGCCGACTCGCCCATCGTGACACCTCCCGCACGGTCCCGCTGATCGTGGAGGTGGAATCGTTGGCGGAGGTTCGCCAAGCCGTCGCCGGAAAAGCCGACATCATTCTCCTCGACAATATGACCCCGGCGATGGTCAAACAAGCTGTTGCCCTGATCCGGCGGCGGGCCATCGTGGAAGTCTCCGGCGGCATTACGCTCAAGAACGTGCGGGCCATGGCGCAGGCCGGCGCGGATCGCATTTCGATCGGCGCCCTCACACATTCGGCCCCTGCCGCCAACATGAGTCTGGAACTGACGCCGGTCCGCCGTCCACGGCGGCGACGTAACTAA
- a CDS encoding valine--tRNA ligase produces MASQLDKTYEPKAVEDRWYQEWIRRGYFQASPQNPGAPYCIVIPPPNVTGSLHVGHALNNSIQDILIRWRRMQGRNVLWMPGTDHAGIATQNVVEKQLMQEGSSRETLGRDAFLERVWQWKATSGGTIIQQLKRLGASCDWSRERFTMDEGLSKAVLEVFVRLYEDKLIYRGERLINWCPRCLTALSDIEVEHEDIKGKLYSIEYTLAENPDIRLTVATTRPETLLGDTAVAVHPEDPRYNHLIGKQVRLPLTTRAIPIVGDAILVDREFGTGAVKITPAHDFNDYEAGERHQLPRLAILDHQALLDPAGMRKAGAEPAVIEMLQGLPVIKARPKVEAVLRERGILAKVDDHKMAVGKCYRCKTVVEPYLSPQWFVDIKPLAEPAIKAVEDGRIRIIPEGWTNNYLGWMRDIKDWCISRQIWWGHQIPAWYCLACNSKHIVTTTHTSPSGTPVTRITILQGAIPIVGKSAPSTCPTCTGQDFLRDPDVLDTWFSSGLWPFSTLGWPEQTPDLKAYYPTATLVTGLDILFFWVARMIMLGLKFMGDVPFRDVYIHALVRDAEGQKMSKSKGNVIDPLHVMEQFGTDALRFTLASMASPGRDIKLAEERIEGYRNFANKIWNAARFAHMYLDGAKEARPPKDRSFPDRWILTRLNDTIRVVDQELEAYRFDRAASALYQFFWHEYCDWYLELIKPVLQDPMHPEGPSTRHTLSETLEVWLRLLHPFMPFLSEEIWQTLPHQGETIVLQAYPTPRDEWHDDAANEAFHLLERSIGLLRTARVLLNYPPGKPINFFVTHDDRKTVSTLQTLKTDLAHLGKGSLTLTANTEWPTTQILRLVTEGLTVGITVEGDVDLKKALDRLLKQIAEVEKEGQRIEGKLKSADFVANAPPAVITEHQERVRSLTRDRAMLMSSEQQLRAMLGA; encoded by the coding sequence ATGGCCTCACAACTCGATAAGACCTATGAACCCAAAGCCGTCGAAGACCGCTGGTACCAGGAATGGATCCGTCGCGGCTACTTCCAGGCCTCGCCGCAAAACCCCGGGGCACCCTATTGCATTGTCATTCCTCCGCCGAACGTGACCGGTTCACTGCACGTCGGCCACGCGCTGAATAATTCCATACAAGATATCCTGATTCGCTGGCGCCGCATGCAGGGCCGGAACGTGCTCTGGATGCCGGGCACCGACCATGCCGGCATTGCGACACAAAATGTCGTCGAGAAACAGCTCATGCAAGAAGGCTCCTCACGGGAGACCCTGGGGCGCGACGCTTTTCTCGAACGGGTCTGGCAATGGAAGGCGACCTCCGGCGGCACCATCATCCAACAGCTGAAACGCCTCGGCGCCTCCTGCGACTGGAGTCGCGAACGCTTCACGATGGACGAAGGGTTATCGAAGGCGGTTCTGGAGGTCTTCGTCCGGCTCTACGAAGACAAGCTCATTTATCGGGGCGAGCGGTTGATCAACTGGTGCCCCCGCTGCCTGACGGCACTCTCCGACATTGAAGTAGAACACGAGGATATCAAGGGCAAGCTCTACTCCATCGAATATACGTTGGCTGAAAATCCCGACATCCGTCTGACGGTTGCCACCACGCGACCGGAAACGTTACTCGGCGATACGGCCGTGGCCGTCCATCCGGAAGATCCGCGCTACAATCATCTAATCGGCAAACAGGTCCGGCTGCCGCTCACCACGCGCGCCATCCCGATCGTCGGCGATGCAATCCTCGTCGACCGCGAGTTTGGAACCGGCGCGGTCAAGATCACCCCGGCGCATGACTTTAACGACTACGAAGCCGGAGAGCGCCATCAGCTGCCACGGCTCGCTATTCTGGATCATCAAGCGCTGCTCGATCCCGCCGGCATGCGGAAAGCCGGAGCCGAACCTGCCGTGATTGAAATGCTGCAGGGGCTTCCCGTGATCAAAGCCCGGCCGAAAGTGGAAGCGGTCCTCCGCGAGCGCGGCATCCTTGCCAAAGTCGACGACCACAAGATGGCCGTGGGGAAATGCTATCGCTGCAAAACCGTCGTCGAGCCCTACCTGTCGCCCCAGTGGTTCGTCGACATTAAGCCGCTCGCAGAGCCGGCCATCAAAGCCGTGGAAGACGGACGCATCCGTATCATCCCCGAAGGCTGGACCAACAACTATCTCGGTTGGATGCGTGACATTAAAGATTGGTGTATCTCCCGGCAAATCTGGTGGGGCCATCAGATCCCCGCCTGGTACTGCCTGGCCTGTAACTCCAAGCACATCGTCACGACGACTCATACCTCGCCTTCCGGAACCCCTGTCACCAGGATAACTATTCTGCAGGGCGCGATACCGATCGTCGGGAAATCTGCCCCAAGCACCTGCCCCACATGCACAGGACAGGATTTTCTACGCGACCCCGATGTTCTTGACACCTGGTTCTCCTCCGGCCTCTGGCCGTTCTCCACGCTTGGATGGCCGGAACAGACTCCGGATCTCAAGGCCTACTATCCGACGGCCACCCTGGTGACCGGTCTGGATATTCTGTTCTTTTGGGTTGCGCGCATGATCATGCTGGGCTTGAAGTTCATGGGCGATGTCCCGTTCCGCGACGTCTACATCCATGCCCTCGTCCGCGACGCCGAAGGACAGAAGATGAGCAAGTCCAAAGGCAATGTGATCGATCCATTGCACGTCATGGAACAATTCGGGACCGACGCCTTGCGCTTCACCCTCGCCTCCATGGCCTCTCCCGGTCGCGACATTAAACTGGCGGAAGAACGCATCGAAGGCTATCGCAACTTTGCCAACAAGATTTGGAATGCCGCCCGTTTTGCCCACATGTATCTCGACGGAGCGAAGGAGGCCCGACCGCCGAAAGACCGCTCCTTCCCCGACCGATGGATTCTCACCCGTTTGAACGACACCATCCGTGTCGTTGACCAGGAACTGGAGGCCTATCGATTCGATCGAGCCGCCAGTGCGCTCTATCAATTCTTCTGGCACGAATACTGTGACTGGTATCTCGAGCTGATCAAGCCGGTCCTCCAGGACCCCATGCACCCTGAAGGCCCTTCCACCCGTCACACGTTGTCGGAAACGCTGGAAGTCTGGCTGCGACTCTTGCATCCCTTTATGCCGTTCCTCTCGGAGGAGATCTGGCAAACATTGCCACACCAGGGCGAGACAATTGTGCTGCAGGCCTACCCGACGCCGCGGGATGAGTGGCATGATGACGCAGCCAATGAGGCCTTCCACCTCCTCGAACGCAGCATCGGCTTGCTGCGGACCGCACGCGTCTTGCTCAACTATCCACCCGGCAAGCCAATCAATTTCTTCGTGACGCATGATGACCGGAAGACCGTCTCCACACTGCAGACACTGAAGACCGACCTCGCCCATCTCGGGAAAGGATCGTTGACACTGACAGCCAACACCGAATGGCCGACGACCCAGATTCTTCGGCTCGTGACCGAAGGGCTGACCGTAGGGATTACCGTCGAGGGCGACGTCGATCTCAAGAAAGCGCTCGATCGACTCCTCAAGCAGATCGCCGAAGTCGAGAAAGAAGGGCAGCGAATCGAGGGCAAGCTGAAGAGCGCGGACTTCGTGGCCAATGCCCCGCCCGCGGTCATTACGGAGCATCAAGAGCGGGTGCGCAGTCTCACCCGTGATCGCGCCATGCTGATGAGCAGCGAACAACAACTCCGTGCCATGCTGGGAGCTTGA